A window of the Euwallacea similis isolate ESF13 chromosome 20, ESF131.1, whole genome shotgun sequence genome harbors these coding sequences:
- the Adat1 gene encoding tRNA-specific adenosine deaminase 1, translated as MHLQIAQLSLDLFKTLPKTGKPKETEWTVLSSIVKQKDYQLEVVALGTGSKCIGRSKLCPRGTVINDSHAEVICRRAFVCYLYSELKPESSIFNFNKEKKQYALKSNVVFHFFTTHVPCGDAAIFPKQAVEDIGKALPLENQSDCTPPKRRRVDDIYRTGAKCLDGKIQDSKVDGADYHVLGLVRTKPGRGDPTASVSCSDKLAKWCHLGIQGSLLMIFLEKPIYLSTFTILSAASFCKEALDRAMFSRLNDVSLTDPFSQHLLEVYVVNCEFDYMKSKEKSACPSSLSWYLSREVLSNLEVVVMGRKQGATKKQLISGKIALRICKAEIFRGFAKKCEELNLNLLGEKMTYSVAKGLCKIYKENRDILMEKFGTWTRKDPKLFEFTF; from the exons ATGCATCTTCAAATAGCACAGCTTTCCCTAGATCTATTTAAAACTCTGCCGAAAACCGGAAAACCTAAAGAAACTGAATGGACAGTTTTGTCCAGTATTGTAAAACAGAAGGATTATCAGTTGGAAGTTGTAGCCTTAGGCACCGGGTCAAAGTGCATTGGAAGATCAAAGTTGTGTCCTCGGGGTACTGTGATAAATGACAGCCATGCGGAAGTAATATGCAGACGAGCTTTTGTATGTTATCTGTACTCAGAACTAAAGCCAGaatcatcaatttttaattttaataaagaaaaaaagcagTATGCCTTAAAGTCAAATGTggtgtttcatttttttaccacTCATGTGCCTTGTGGAGATGCTGCAATATTTCCTAAACAAGCAGTGGAGGATATTGGGAAGGCTCTGCCTCTTGAAAATCAAAGTGATTGCACTCCACCCAAGAGGAGAAGAGTAGATGATATATATCGCACAGGGGCTAAGTGCCTTGATGGAAAAATACAAGATTCAAAAGTAGATGGGGCTGATTATCATGTTCTTGGTTTGGTGAGAACAAAGCCag GTAGGGGCGATCCTACAGCCTCAGTGTCCTGTAGTGATAAATTAGCAAAATGGTGTCACCTTGGCATTCAAGGTTCTTTATTAATGATCTTTCTGGAAAAGCCCATATATTTGTCGACATTCACCATTTTGAGTGCAGCTTCTTTTTGTAAAGAAGCACTTGACCGGGCTATGTTTTCAAGACTGAATGATGTTTCATTGACTGACCCATTCTCCCAACATTTGCTAGAAGTATATGTGGTAAATTGTGAATTTGATTACATGAAAAGCAAGGAAAAAAGCGCTTGTCCTTCAAGCCTGTCTTGGTATTTAAGTAGAGAGGTGTTGAGTAATTTAGAGGTGGTGGTTATGGGAAGGAAACAAGGGGCTACAAAGAAACAGCTGATATCAGGGAAGATTGCATTGAGGATTTGTAAAGCAGAGATTTTCAGGGGTTTTGCtaagaagtgtgaagaattaaatttgaacctATTAGGGGAGAAAATGACCTACAGTGTGGCAAAGggtttatgtaaaatttataaggAAAATCGGGATATTTTAATGGAGAAGTTTGGAACTTGGACTAGGAAAGATCCCAAATTGTTTGAATTcactttttga
- the eIF1A gene encoding eukaryotic translation initiation factor 1A, X-chromosomal produces MPKNKGKGGKNRRRGKNENETEKRELIFKEDGQEYAQVTKMLGNGRLEAMCFDGVKRLCHIRGKLRKKVWINQGDIILIGLRDYQDAKADVILKYTPDEARNLKTYGEFPESVKISDYVTFVENDLDEDIEFGDDVSSGDDADPVDGI; encoded by the exons GAAAAGGAGGTAAAAACCGCAGAAGGGGAAAGAATGAGAATGAAACAGAGAAGCGAGAATTGATATTCAAAGAAGATGGTCAAGAATATGCACAAGTCACAAAAATGCTTGGCAATGGAAGGCTGGAAGCCATGTGTTTCGATGGTGTCAAGCGTCTGTGTCACATTCGAGGAAAACTGCGAAAGAAG GTATGGATCAACCAAGGTGACATCATCTTAATAGGTTTGCGAGATTACCAAGATGCCAAAGCAGACGTTATTCTGAAATATACCCCAGATGAGGCAcgtaatttgaaaacatatGGAGAGTTCCCAGAATCAGTTAAGATTAGTGATTATGTTACTTTTGTTGAGAATGATCTGGATGAAGATATTGAATTTGGTGATGATGTGAGCTCAGGGGACGATGCTGATCCTGTAGATGGTATCTGA